A window of Oncorhynchus nerka isolate Pitt River linkage group LG4, Oner_Uvic_2.0, whole genome shotgun sequence contains these coding sequences:
- the cfap20 gene encoding cilia- and flagella-associated protein 20 isoform X2: MFKNTFQSGFLSILYSIGSKPLQIWDKKVRNGHIKRITDNDIQSLVLEVEGTNVSTTYITCPADPKKTLGIKLPFLVMIIKNLKKYFTFEVQVLDDKNVRRRFRASNYQSTTRVKPFICTMPMRLDDGWNQIQFNLSDFTRRAYGTNYIETLRVQIHANCRIRRVYFSDRLYSEDELPAEFKLYLPVQNKAKQ, translated from the exons ATGTTTAAAAACACATTTCAAAGTGGATTCCTATCTATATTGTATAGCATTGGGAGCAAACCTCTTCAGATATGGGATAAAAAG GTCAGGAACGGCCACATAAAACGGATTACAGACAATGACATCCAGTCGCTGGTGCTTGAAGTGGAGGGAACAAATGTCAG CACAACCTACATCACATGTCCGGCAGACCCAAAGAAGACACTTGGCATCAAACTACCTTTCTTGGTTATGATCATCAAGAACTTGAAGAAGTATTTCACCTTTGAAGTCCAG GTGTTGGATGACAAGAATGTGAGGAGGCGGTTCCGGGCCAGTAACTACCAGAGCACCACGCGGGTAAAACCCTTCATCTGTACCATGCCCATGAGGCTGGACGATGGCTGGAACCAGATCCAGTTCAACCTGTCTGACTTCACACGGCGGGCCTACGGCACCAACTACATCGAGACACTCCGTGTGCAG ATCCATGCAAACTGCCGCATCCGGAGAGTGTACTTCTCTGACCGACTGTACTCAGAGGATGAGCTCCCTGCAGAGTTCAAACTGTATTTACCCGTACAGAACAAAGCAAAG CAGTAG
- the cfap20 gene encoding cilia- and flagella-associated protein 20 isoform X1, translating into MFKNTFQSGFLSILYSIGSKPLQIWDKKVRNGHIKRITDNDIQSLVLEVEGTNVSTTYITCPADPKKTLGIKLPFLVMIIKNLKKYFTFEVQVLDDKNVRRRFRASNYQSTTRVKPFICTMPMRLDDGWNQIQFNLSDFTRRAYGTNYIETLRVQIHANCRIRRVYFSDRLYSEDELPAEFKLYLPVQNKAKVSTNNVNFKIHFTFCLNVGLQPMFPKINFPARS; encoded by the exons ATGTTTAAAAACACATTTCAAAGTGGATTCCTATCTATATTGTATAGCATTGGGAGCAAACCTCTTCAGATATGGGATAAAAAG GTCAGGAACGGCCACATAAAACGGATTACAGACAATGACATCCAGTCGCTGGTGCTTGAAGTGGAGGGAACAAATGTCAG CACAACCTACATCACATGTCCGGCAGACCCAAAGAAGACACTTGGCATCAAACTACCTTTCTTGGTTATGATCATCAAGAACTTGAAGAAGTATTTCACCTTTGAAGTCCAG GTGTTGGATGACAAGAATGTGAGGAGGCGGTTCCGGGCCAGTAACTACCAGAGCACCACGCGGGTAAAACCCTTCATCTGTACCATGCCCATGAGGCTGGACGATGGCTGGAACCAGATCCAGTTCAACCTGTCTGACTTCACACGGCGGGCCTACGGCACCAACTACATCGAGACACTCCGTGTGCAG ATCCATGCAAACTGCCGCATCCGGAGAGTGTACTTCTCTGACCGACTGTACTCAGAGGATGAGCTCCCTGCAGAGTTCAAACTGTATTTACCCGTACAGAACAAAGCAAAGGTGAGCACAAATAATGTCAATTTTaagatacattttacattttgtcTTAATGTAGGCCTACAGCCAATGTTTCCTAAAATAAATTTCCCGGCACGGAGCTAA
- the cfap20 gene encoding cilia- and flagella-associated protein 20 isoform X3 codes for MFKNTFQSGFLSILYSIGSKPLQIWDKKVRNGHIKRITDNDIQSLVLEVEGTNVSTTYITCPADPKKTLGIKLPFLVMIIKNLKKYFTFEVQVLDDKNVRRRFRASNYQSTTRVKPFICTMPMRLDDGWNQIQFNLSDFTRRAYGTNYIETLRVQIHANCRIRRVYFSDRLYSEDELPAEFKLYLPVQNKAK; via the exons ATGTTTAAAAACACATTTCAAAGTGGATTCCTATCTATATTGTATAGCATTGGGAGCAAACCTCTTCAGATATGGGATAAAAAG GTCAGGAACGGCCACATAAAACGGATTACAGACAATGACATCCAGTCGCTGGTGCTTGAAGTGGAGGGAACAAATGTCAG CACAACCTACATCACATGTCCGGCAGACCCAAAGAAGACACTTGGCATCAAACTACCTTTCTTGGTTATGATCATCAAGAACTTGAAGAAGTATTTCACCTTTGAAGTCCAG GTGTTGGATGACAAGAATGTGAGGAGGCGGTTCCGGGCCAGTAACTACCAGAGCACCACGCGGGTAAAACCCTTCATCTGTACCATGCCCATGAGGCTGGACGATGGCTGGAACCAGATCCAGTTCAACCTGTCTGACTTCACACGGCGGGCCTACGGCACCAACTACATCGAGACACTCCGTGTGCAG ATCCATGCAAACTGCCGCATCCGGAGAGTGTACTTCTCTGACCGACTGTACTCAGAGGATGAGCTCCCTGCAGAGTTCAAACTGTATTTACCCGTACAGAACAAAGCAAAG TAG